A portion of the Candidatus Thermoplasmatota archaeon genome contains these proteins:
- a CDS encoding collagen-like protein, which yields MEQTQSTGSEPYGESAPPPMAAAPPPVRKTDVAKPALVVAVIAVALALVGMVAFPGPEGAEGALGPEGPEGETGDDGDDGSDGAQGPSGADGIACWDLNGNGTGDLLTEDINGDLVVDVLDCTGPQGVQGDPGPQGIQGTTGPDGPQGPQGVPGPIGPQGIQGPQGIQGPPGPGTIMSTAMSFALVTMSGCTNYYSIDITVSGAGTVVLTTSMHFWIDHTAGVQDGYAFGHRTDPTDCNAALGSPPMYADEVVTTAPTDNLMNRAGTQLNVYSVAGAGTYTYYVNAYMWNGESASDSIRIAETVAVFYPS from the coding sequence ATGGAACAAACGCAGAGTACTGGAAGTGAGCCGTATGGTGAATCCGCACCGCCTCCGATGGCGGCTGCACCGCCTCCTGTCCGAAAGACCGATGTTGCCAAGCCTGCACTAGTTGTGGCAGTGATTGCCGTGGCATTGGCCTTGGTCGGGATGGTGGCCTTCCCGGGACCCGAGGGCGCAGAGGGTGCACTGGGACCTGAGGGGCCAGAGGGGGAGACTGGAGATGACGGAGACGATGGAAGCGATGGTGCACAGGGACCCAGTGGAGCTGATGGTATCGCCTGCTGGGACCTCAACGGAAACGGAACGGGAGATCTCCTAACCGAAGACATAAACGGGGACCTCGTCGTGGATGTGCTGGATTGCACTGGACCTCAAGGGGTACAGGGAGACCCTGGACCGCAGGGAATACAGGGAACAACGGGACCGGACGGGCCGCAGGGACCACAGGGAGTTCCCGGGCCAATTGGACCGCAGGGGATACAGGGACCGCAGGGGATACAAGGACCGCCCGGACCAGGCACAATCATGAGCACTGCGATGTCGTTCGCGCTTGTGACCATGTCTGGGTGCACGAACTATTATTCAATTGACATCACTGTATCTGGCGCCGGAACAGTCGTTCTCACCACATCCATGCACTTCTGGATTGACCACACGGCCGGCGTCCAGGATGGATATGCCTTCGGTCACCGCACTGACCCGACGGACTGCAATGCGGCCCTTGGATCCCCACCCATGTACGCCGACGAGGTCGTTACCACTGCACCCACGGACAATCTGATGAACCGAGCCGGAACTCAACTGAATGTCTACAGCGTGGCAGGTGCCGGAACATACACGTACTACGTCAACGCGTACATGTGGAACGGCGAGTCGGCTAGTGACAGCATAAGAATCGCAGAGACAGTGGCAGTCTTCTACCCATCCTGA
- a CDS encoding metalloregulator ArsR/SmtB family transcription factor translates to MVHQEACKSVSVDEAKVAKVADKMLDRDAFYRLSEMFKALGDGTRIRILYALSAEELCPCELAFLLNTSMSAISHQLRTLRSLGFVRDRREGKNVYYTLYDEHVRELLDTTIEHMKE, encoded by the coding sequence ATGGTACACCAAGAAGCCTGCAAGAGCGTGTCCGTTGATGAGGCCAAGGTGGCGAAAGTCGCTGACAAGATGCTCGACCGGGATGCCTTCTACAGGCTGTCCGAGATGTTCAAGGCCCTCGGGGACGGGACGCGCATCAGGATCCTGTACGCGCTCTCGGCAGAGGAGCTGTGTCCCTGCGAGCTCGCTTTCCTGCTCAACACGTCGATGTCCGCCATTTCGCATCAGCTCAGGACGCTCAGGTCCCTCGGGTTCGTGAGGGACCGAAGGGAGGGGAAGAACGTCTATTACACCCTCTACGACGAGCACGTGAGGGAGCTGCTGGATACCACCATCGAACACATGAAGGAGTGA
- the cadA gene encoding cadmium-translocating P-type ATPase, giving the protein MALDRQKVRVEGLHCIDCVKSVEKTISKFAGVRSVSISFATGSMEIEYDTDEVSLEEIQRAVRRLGYGFLREEVEGERVFSLSNREFVLALLSGSFLAVGLLLALGGQDPGVLDLGGWRITLSESLFVAAMILGGYFPARRTMTAIANKSFVMDGLMVVGALGAVLIDAFAEGAAILFLFSLAELLEDYSVERTRDSLRSLVDLKPRMASVKRGDAFVRARVDNITVGDIVLVKPGEQVSVDGIVHAGESTVDQSPITGESVPVQKGVGDEVFAGTVNREGRIEISVTKESSDTALSRIIQLVESAADRKSETARFIDRFAKYYTPAVLLMAVAVAAIPTLLGQPFDVWFYKALLLLLISCPCALAISTPVSMASSITSAARNGVLIKGGAYVERLEEIDTIAFDKTGTLTEGEMEVTDVIPLAGHSRADVLRVAASLECLSEHPLGLAIAELAGKEGVPLECVESFQSLPGKGLKGEIGGEPYLIGSDRLFETASSPLREEKRSLERQGKTTVFVGKEGEPLGVIALADRVRSSAKDAMLRLRSGGKYDLVMLTGDNEAVARRIAGQLGIDDFRANLMPEEKVSAIEAMSRGGRKVAMVGDGVNDAPALAAADLGIAMGAAGSDSALEVADAALLGDDLSKVPYMLDLGRRTMRVVRSNIVAAIAVKLTFAVLVFPGLVTLWMAVAIGDMGVSLGVILNALRLTRVK; this is encoded by the coding sequence ATGGCGCTTGACAGGCAGAAGGTGAGGGTCGAGGGCCTTCACTGCATCGACTGCGTCAAGAGCGTTGAGAAGACAATCTCCAAGTTCGCAGGCGTGAGAAGTGTATCCATCAGCTTCGCGACGGGGAGCATGGAGATCGAGTATGACACGGACGAGGTCTCGCTGGAGGAGATCCAGCGGGCGGTCCGAAGACTCGGCTACGGGTTCCTCCGGGAAGAGGTGGAGGGCGAGAGGGTCTTCTCCCTGTCCAACAGGGAGTTCGTCCTCGCCCTGCTCTCCGGGTCGTTCCTGGCGGTCGGGCTGCTCCTTGCCCTTGGCGGTCAGGATCCCGGGGTTTTGGATCTCGGCGGGTGGCGAATCACGCTCTCGGAGTCCCTGTTCGTCGCTGCGATGATCCTCGGCGGGTACTTCCCGGCAAGACGCACGATGACGGCGATCGCGAACAAGAGCTTCGTCATGGACGGCCTCATGGTCGTTGGAGCTCTGGGCGCCGTGCTGATAGATGCCTTCGCCGAGGGAGCCGCGATCCTCTTCCTCTTCTCTCTCGCCGAGCTTCTCGAGGACTACTCGGTGGAAAGGACCAGGGACTCGCTCAGATCGCTCGTGGACCTGAAGCCCAGGATGGCGAGCGTTAAGCGGGGCGATGCCTTCGTTCGCGCAAGGGTCGACAATATCACGGTCGGAGATATCGTCCTCGTCAAGCCGGGTGAACAGGTCAGTGTCGATGGTATCGTACACGCGGGGGAATCCACCGTTGACCAGTCACCAATAACCGGGGAGTCGGTCCCGGTGCAGAAGGGAGTCGGCGATGAGGTCTTCGCGGGAACCGTGAACCGGGAAGGAAGGATCGAGATCAGCGTCACGAAGGAGTCCTCCGACACGGCGTTGTCGAGGATAATCCAGCTCGTGGAATCGGCAGCGGACAGGAAATCAGAGACCGCCCGGTTCATCGACAGGTTCGCGAAGTACTACACGCCCGCCGTCCTCCTCATGGCCGTGGCGGTAGCCGCGATACCGACCCTCCTGGGCCAACCGTTCGACGTGTGGTTCTACAAGGCCCTGCTCCTGCTGCTGATCTCGTGCCCATGCGCGCTGGCGATATCCACTCCCGTATCAATGGCATCAAGCATCACGAGCGCTGCGAGGAACGGCGTGCTCATCAAGGGAGGGGCATACGTGGAGAGGCTCGAGGAGATCGACACGATAGCGTTCGACAAGACGGGAACGCTGACCGAGGGCGAAATGGAGGTCACCGACGTGATCCCGCTCGCCGGTCACTCGCGCGCTGACGTCCTCCGCGTGGCTGCCTCGCTGGAGTGCCTATCCGAACATCCGCTCGGGCTGGCGATTGCGGAGTTGGCGGGGAAGGAGGGTGTTCCCTTGGAGTGCGTCGAAAGCTTCCAGTCACTTCCAGGAAAAGGCCTCAAGGGAGAGATCGGCGGGGAACCGTACCTGATCGGATCGGACAGGTTGTTCGAGACCGCTTCGAGCCCGCTCAGGGAGGAGAAGCGCTCCCTGGAGAGGCAGGGAAAGACGACGGTGTTCGTGGGCAAGGAGGGCGAACCGCTCGGCGTGATCGCGCTGGCTGACCGCGTCAGGTCTTCGGCGAAGGACGCGATGCTCAGGCTCCGATCAGGCGGGAAATATGACCTAGTGATGCTAACGGGGGACAACGAGGCCGTGGCCAGGAGGATCGCTGGGCAGTTGGGAATCGATGACTTCCGTGCGAACCTTATGCCCGAGGAGAAGGTCAGCGCCATCGAGGCCATGTCGAGAGGCGGAAGGAAGGTCGCCATGGTGGGCGATGGTGTCAACGACGCGCCCGCGTTGGCGGCAGCGGACCTCGGGATAGCCATGGGTGCGGCGGGCTCCGATTCGGCACTGGAGGTCGCGGACGCCGCTCTGCTGGGAGATGACCTCTCCAAAGTGCCCTACATGCTGGACCTGGGAAGGAGGACCATGCGGGTCGTCAGGAGCAACATCGTTGCGGCCATTGCCGTCAAGCTGACGTTCGCGGTGCTCGTCTTCCCGGGCCTCGTGACCCTCTGGATGGCGGTCGCGATAGGAGACATGGGCGTGTCCCTCGGCGTCATTCTCAACGCGCTGAGATTGACGAGGGTGAAGTAG
- a CDS encoding mechanosensitive ion channel family protein, translating into MLLLILFVVILIILLGSYSVIPNILPFDITLSEYAPFIISGLIIIATKIWLDLMGPLFIHAFSTRTKSEADAAAIYQILSYVAWFVALGSVLWIAAGGPEGGMSLLSLGLVSAAAIYVLQGPLLNIVGWAVLVYRGIYTLGDRIKIKDVSGYVTNISIMNTTVREFGGWMSGDTFTGRVASIPNSFVLEANVYNYTKDTNIIWDELEVNVTYESDVAKAQRHVLDATEEVAGRFMQKYSSFVKEKIEFSDIKDITIVKPRVLLRLGDYSVRLFAVYFCQAQRRREARSRIITAVLRRFSEDDDVQIAYPHVEVVPYKHRPFESRAADVPVESFSVMPSKSKGKAKGKG; encoded by the coding sequence GTGCTTCTCCTCATTCTCTTTGTCGTCATTCTCATCATACTCCTCGGGAGCTACTCGGTCATACCGAACATCCTTCCATTTGACATCACCCTGAGCGAATACGCGCCGTTCATAATCTCCGGGCTGATCATCATCGCCACGAAGATCTGGCTTGACCTCATGGGGCCCCTCTTCATACATGCATTCTCTACGAGAACGAAATCGGAGGCGGACGCGGCGGCCATATACCAGATTCTCAGCTACGTCGCGTGGTTCGTCGCCCTCGGATCGGTGCTTTGGATTGCGGCTGGCGGTCCAGAGGGAGGCATGAGCCTGCTGAGCCTCGGCTTGGTCAGCGCGGCGGCGATCTACGTCCTGCAAGGACCGCTGCTCAACATCGTCGGCTGGGCTGTTCTTGTCTACAGGGGGATCTACACGCTCGGGGACAGGATCAAGATCAAGGACGTCAGTGGATACGTCACGAACATATCCATAATGAACACGACCGTCCGCGAGTTCGGCGGGTGGATGAGCGGGGACACATTCACAGGACGAGTTGCGTCCATCCCGAACAGCTTCGTACTGGAGGCGAACGTCTACAACTACACGAAGGACACCAACATCATCTGGGACGAGCTGGAGGTCAACGTGACGTACGAGAGTGATGTCGCCAAGGCCCAGAGGCATGTGCTCGATGCGACGGAGGAGGTCGCCGGAAGGTTCATGCAGAAGTACTCCAGCTTCGTCAAGGAGAAGATCGAGTTCAGTGACATCAAGGACATCACGATTGTAAAGCCCAGGGTGCTCCTCAGGCTGGGCGACTACTCCGTTCGTCTGTTCGCAGTGTACTTCTGCCAGGCCCAGAGGAGGCGAGAGGCCAGATCGCGGATAATCACTGCCGTCTTGCGGAGGTTCAGCGAGGACGATGATGTCCAGATCGCGTATCCTCACGTCGAGGTCGTGCCCTACAAGCACAGACCATTCGAGAGCCGCGCGGCCGACGTCCCTGTTGAGAGTTTCTCGGTCATGCCATCGAAGAGCAAGGGGAAGGCGAAGGGGAAGGGCTAG
- a CDS encoding phosphoenolpyruvate carboxykinase (ATP) encodes MTPSMNDGTFSLEDDIRLDASKVTHNPDDDFYKEFLKPYYVLTKDGQFLFASTQAGRRPDRAFYMVPEDYPLGTRQRPFDIEIGKGLYDVALRYLRTARVIVQEGIQGESGYEVGLRVTTTVENPHSAYIAWMGKMMIFPPKENMHVHCFNYIIPEPLPAEYVREIQEFWPEYDPKEPITLYDFTEMKNDVRRVLSLGIDYFGGAYKKPNLTMVWNKGELDGLISYHAGCTTDRVLKGLSGTGKTTLTVGPELEQDDACFGRPVLDSGGKTDSVELVGLEAASFAKSEGLVPGSPEWPGLMRSAEIDEGGKRPIVLAMNIDCESVDFVRKTIAGYEVPVPEVEEGKQAGPLQCTRYEKSGTTNGRFIFLFSELNPGWGSGGKKWLRSESLSYKRFDVLEPMLRVTDPAMATAMDSGCESIITSAIAAQKVGTRVRSYAATDFMVGEQSRQALVKVKMYRDLGLGPDGKLVFFINNAGFVGEYDLHGDQIRKLDENGEPVPMRNDRGEVERDMAGEVKYVGQGEKVTVQDSKTLVGLAEHRKIESWIENPIYGYLLPDPRELEERHGMKDFGMRFNPLRFYSPADIVRFAERDIRERTEFLGNLFKGQNGEDELRDVMRVWEKVEIPSEDELREFYEKYYGVA; translated from the coding sequence ATGACGCCCTCGATGAATGACGGTACCTTTTCGTTGGAAGACGATATTCGACTTGACGCTTCGAAAGTGACGCACAACCCGGACGATGACTTCTACAAGGAGTTCCTGAAGCCGTACTACGTGCTCACGAAGGACGGGCAGTTCCTCTTCGCCTCCACGCAGGCGGGGCGGAGACCGGACAGGGCGTTCTACATGGTGCCGGAGGACTACCCGCTCGGAACCCGCCAGAGGCCTTTTGACATCGAGATAGGCAAGGGGCTCTACGATGTCGCCCTCCGATATCTGAGGACGGCAAGAGTGATCGTCCAGGAAGGGATACAGGGGGAGTCCGGATACGAGGTCGGACTGAGGGTAACGACGACCGTGGAGAACCCGCACAGCGCGTACATCGCCTGGATGGGGAAGATGATGATCTTCCCGCCAAAGGAGAACATGCACGTCCACTGCTTCAACTACATCATCCCGGAGCCCCTTCCCGCCGAGTACGTGAGGGAGATCCAGGAGTTCTGGCCCGAGTACGATCCGAAGGAGCCGATCACGCTGTACGACTTCACGGAGATGAAGAACGACGTCAGGCGGGTCCTCAGCCTCGGGATCGACTATTTCGGCGGGGCATACAAGAAGCCCAACCTCACGATGGTGTGGAACAAGGGAGAGCTGGACGGCCTGATATCGTACCATGCTGGGTGCACGACGGACAGGGTCCTCAAGGGCCTGAGCGGGACGGGGAAGACCACGCTCACGGTCGGGCCCGAGCTGGAGCAGGACGACGCGTGCTTCGGACGCCCCGTTCTGGATTCAGGCGGGAAGACGGACTCCGTCGAGCTCGTCGGACTGGAGGCCGCGAGCTTCGCCAAATCGGAGGGTCTCGTTCCCGGCAGCCCCGAATGGCCCGGCCTGATGAGGTCCGCTGAAATCGACGAGGGCGGGAAGAGGCCGATAGTCCTGGCCATGAACATCGATTGCGAGAGTGTGGACTTCGTCCGCAAGACGATCGCTGGCTACGAGGTGCCGGTCCCCGAGGTCGAGGAGGGGAAGCAGGCGGGACCGCTGCAGTGCACGAGGTACGAGAAGAGCGGGACCACGAACGGGAGGTTCATATTCCTCTTCAGCGAGCTGAACCCGGGCTGGGGTTCAGGCGGGAAGAAGTGGCTGCGGTCCGAGTCGCTCAGCTACAAGAGGTTCGATGTCCTGGAACCGATGCTCCGGGTGACGGACCCCGCGATGGCGACCGCGATGGACAGCGGGTGCGAGAGCATAATCACCTCGGCGATAGCCGCCCAGAAGGTCGGGACAAGGGTCAGATCCTACGCCGCCACCGACTTCATGGTCGGGGAGCAGTCCAGGCAGGCGCTGGTCAAGGTGAAGATGTACCGGGACCTCGGTCTGGGTCCGGACGGCAAGCTCGTCTTCTTCATCAACAACGCCGGCTTCGTGGGCGAGTACGACCTGCACGGCGACCAGATCCGCAAGCTGGACGAGAACGGCGAGCCCGTGCCCATGAGGAACGACAGGGGCGAGGTCGAGAGGGACATGGCCGGAGAGGTGAAGTACGTCGGTCAGGGGGAGAAGGTAACGGTGCAGGACTCGAAGACGCTCGTGGGCCTCGCTGAGCACAGGAAGATCGAGAGCTGGATAGAGAACCCGATATACGGGTACCTCCTGCCGGACCCGCGAGAGCTGGAGGAGAGGCACGGGATGAAGGACTTCGGGATGCGCTTCAACCCGCTCAGGTTCTACTCCCCGGCGGACATCGTGCGGTTCGCGGAGAGGGACATCAGAGAGAGGACCGAATTCCTCGGGAACCTCTTCAAGGGGCAGAACGGGGAGGACGAGCTCCGCGATGTCATGCGGGTCTGGGAGAAGGTCGAAATCCCCTCGGAGGACGAGTTGAGGGAGTTCTACGAGAAGTACTATGGAGTGGCCTAG
- a CDS encoding methyltransferase domain-containing protein produces MSREKRIVEGGYDRIAEEYTRARKRMGRRDKKYLDLLLERLPDGSRVLDLGCGSGVPITELLVEHYDVTGVDISRRQIQLAREQVPEGNFFIGDMTEISFPDGAFDAIISLLAIIHVPREEHADLFRRMHNMLKEGGLILLTLGPTDWVSSPDDRFFGVKMYWSHYGSETSKKMVEKAGFSIIQSSIEGEEFHGVHEEHLYLLAKKTRKGD; encoded by the coding sequence ATGAGTCGTGAGAAGCGAATCGTCGAGGGGGGCTACGACAGGATAGCTGAGGAGTACACCAGAGCAAGAAAGAGGATGGGTCGCAGGGACAAGAAGTACCTCGATCTTCTCCTTGAGCGCCTTCCAGACGGGTCCAGGGTTCTGGATCTGGGCTGCGGTTCAGGCGTGCCGATCACAGAGCTTCTGGTCGAGCATTATGATGTGACGGGAGTCGATATCTCAAGGAGGCAGATCCAACTCGCGAGAGAACAAGTGCCAGAAGGCAACTTCTTCATAGGTGATATGACCGAGATCTCCTTCCCGGATGGAGCATTCGACGCGATCATCTCGCTCTTGGCCATCATCCATGTTCCTCGAGAAGAGCACGCGGACTTGTTCAGGCGAATGCACAATATGCTGAAGGAGGGTGGCCTGATACTCCTGACCTTGGGACCGACAGACTGGGTCAGCTCTCCCGATGACCGCTTCTTTGGAGTGAAGATGTATTGGTCTCACTATGGCTCAGAGACATCCAAGAAGATGGTGGAGAAAGCCGGATTTTCCATCATCCAGTCCTCGATTGAGGGCGAGGAATTTCACGGGGTGCACGAGGAGCACTTGTACTTGTTGGCGAAGAAGACTCGCAAGGGCGACTAG